The Macadamia integrifolia cultivar HAES 741 chromosome 3, SCU_Mint_v3, whole genome shotgun sequence genome segment aaaaagaagaaataaccctaaaagaaaaatagaaactctctCTAAACTTTCTCGAGAAGATGAGAGGATATTTTAGAAACTTATTAAAACCCTATAAAAATTTGTGAAGCCTTGTATGAATGAACTATCATTTGTTGATTCATTAAAAAAactctttcttttaatttttttatttatttatttacatatGGGTGACATCATCTATCAACGTGGGAGATATCATCTCACATGAATATAAGATCGTCATCATCTATGCACGTGAGTGATGTCCTCTCACAAGAAATTAATACAATAATTTAAGAAGATCAATCCTAGGTAATTTTAAATTCCAAAATCATTGTGAATTAGTCCTACAATTTAATATGATATTAATTCAAAAGAGACTTTCTATGCATCTCAGGACCACTGGAGCACATTCATAGTCGAAGAAGATTTCAAGTTCATATCAGAGAATGGCTTAAATACTGTAAGAATTCCAGTAGGTTGGTGGATAGCAAGCGACCCAAACCCACCTAAACCCTACGTTGGGGGTTCCTTGCAGACCTTGGACAATGCCTTCTCGTGGGCACAGTAAGTACCCAACAAATCAACCTCATTTGAATTTTATTGATCACAAAAATCAAAGTTATTGATTCAGATTATTGTCAATTTGCAGGGACTACAGTGTGAAGGTTATAATTGATCTACACGCAGCACCAGGTTCCCAAAATGGTTATGAACACAGTTCCTCGAGAGATGGATCTCAGGATTGGGGAACAACAGATGAAAACATACAAGAAACAGTCTCAGTTATAGACTTTCTCACTGCTAGGTATTTGTTGAGATGCTAGGAACCATAGAGTTataatttccttattggtttgtaCAGGTCTAATTGATGCTTTCATATACTTGAGGAGCTTCTTTATTTAATACTTAAGGTTCTTTATTCGACCCTCCAACATAGTATTATTTGAATCGAGGTTATCTTTGTTTTCCCCTTAAGATGTTTGTCCATGTGTCGAATCAAAAATACCGTAACAACAcataagagaaaatatttgagattTTGAGATGCTGGGAGTTATAATCTCATATTGATTTTTTCTAGTCATTGTGCCTTCATAAACTTGAGGAGTTATACCCAAAGGGGCAACTGAGTTGGTAAGGGACCTTCATCTCAGGAAATGTGTGGTTCTGAATTCGACTTCTCTtatctccttggggccacttacATTGGgggtttaatgctcttcactgtttttgATGCTTTGGTATGACCCAATCCATATGGTTATGCGGTTAGTATGGGCCCACGGTACTAGTCAGGTCGAAGGCCtagatacaaaaaaaaagaagattataTGTGGAGTTATTTCTACCTAATATCTCAAGATTTTGAGTTGGACCTTCTAACATGGTATCTGAGCCCAGATCCCATTGATGTCTTGCTCAGTTGTTTGTCCATATCCAAAACTAGATAAGCTAAAGCTAAACATGAAGGGGGGGAATGTTGAGATGTTGAGAGTTATAATTCTATATTGGTTTGTTCTGATCCTTTGTGTCTTCATATACTTGAAGAATTATCTCCACTTGACGTCGTCTTAAGATTTTTTGGATTGAACCTTCGAAAATCGAATTTGAATGGTGATAACAAATCTTTTACAATGTGTAGGTACGCAAAGAACCCAAGCCTAATTGCAGTAGAGCTCATTAATGAACCTCTCTCACCAGGTGTAACTTTAGATAGCCTGAACAAGTACTACAAAGCAGGTTACGATGCTGTGAGGAACCACTCTTCAGGGGCTTATGTTGTGTTGTCCAACCGCATTGGATCTTCTGTTGATCCAAAGGAGCTCTTCCCTCTAGCCAGTGGCTTTACGGGTTCTGTCATTGATGTCCATTATTACAACCTCTTCTCTGATATATTCAGTAACATGACTGTGCAACAGAATGTCGACTTCATCTATACCAACAGATCAGCCCAACTGAACAACATCACCACCTCAAACGGTCCCCTCACATTTGTTGgtaggctctctctctctctctctctctctctctctctctctctctctctcttagctATTGTCCTAAACCAAGAGAGATTATTTGTTAAATATTGAATATATATACAGGGGAATGGGTCGCAGAGATGAAAGTGCAAGGATCATCAAAAGAGGACTATCAGAAGTTTGGAAAAGCTCAATTAGTGGTGTATGGGCGTGCCACATTTGGATGGGCCTATTGGGCATTAAAGAACGTGAACAACCACTGGAGTTTGGAGTGGATGATCCAGAATGGTTACATCAACCcctagtttttgtgatttttatactcttcttccctttttctttttccttctctttttaagTCATTTAAACTCTGAGCTTAATGGTATAAAAATCAATGTAACATCAACTCTCATCAGTCTAAAGTTGAGATGTGAGGATGACACTACACTACAATGGTTGTGGATTTGCCATTAACAATTGCAGAAAATTCCAAATATAGTTTCACATAAATCAATTGGACCAATTTTTGCTTCATCCACGAAGAGAGAATCACCACTTTTTTGGTTATTGAATAAGGGTCTCggcttatccaaaaaaaaaagaaaaaaagaattaaggGTCTCAAAGCAATCAAAGGTATTTCGGAGCTTTATCTAGTAGGAGAAAAGTAATTATGATCCTCACAAAAAAGTAGCTTGTTTTAATGATGTATATGGAGATTACTTTGGGTAATGATCATTCAAGTTGTTCCCAATACAAATAAATTATCAGTTTTCATATAAGATCACATTATGTTGAGATcaaatatatttaaaatttcTGGCAAAACTTTAGGTTTtttcaagtgaaaaaaaaaaaaaagagaacttttTTCTACACCATCGTGAAAAAATCGAAAGTCATAATTATTCTCCCATTGtacaaagtcacccttgccccTAAGAATCTTCATTCACGACAATGAAACTAAGTAATCTCTTATCATAGATGAAGacacttgattaaaaaaaacaatagaatcTTTCTGGATAAATATTTGTGATATATCATAAAGTTGGGGTAAAAGAAGAATCTCTCTGGATCTAGGCCATCTAGCCTTAATGTGCAAAAAAGAAAACCTTTATGGATACAATCAATGAACCTCATATGggtttttcatcaaaaaaaatttcgggtcacatttttttttccttagccTAATCATCATAAAACAGTTTTAAGAGAGATTTTTCCATATCCACAATTAGGGTCATCATTGCTCTTTCCTATTTGTTGAaggtccaaaatacccttcactGTTTTCTAGAACCCATTCAAGGTCATTGAAGGCCATCAGTAAACTTTTTATTAGTCCAACTGTTAATGACTACATATGAAATTATGCTTTGTTCCCATGTGATAGACATCATAGGCATAGTATTAGTTCATGGGATTGACACAGGCATCGATCACAACAAATATTAATGTCAATACAGATATGGATTGGTCGTATTAGACTGGATTGGACACTTTCGTACCTCAAAAAATTCCaacaccatttttttaaaactaatttTCCCTCCCTTGTTTTTGTTCCACCAATCTGGTATTAGGTTAGTATCAATTGGGGTAGCATTTGTTTTTCGCATGTCCATGGAGTTTTGAAAAATCCAAACATGTTAAAGATAGATATAGAGgtaggaatttcttgactgaaCCGCACTCCTTCGTATACGTTAGGAGTAAAAAGGGCTGGAGAAAGCTTGAACCAATTCCTACAGTGAAGATATTGGAACATCAATTTGAAGCGGAGTACAGTTTGGCCATGGCATTCATAAATGGAAACCTAAAATGGCACCTTACATCTCTACAAAGCATAAAGGTATTTATATTACAAACCTTACTACAACTGCTTGtttttatcaaaagcttgtgaTTTAATTTTTGATGCATTCATTAGTGATCTTTTCCAGACCTTGGCTTATCACATGAGTCTGAATTTCATATTCCCATATGTGAAGAAGTAAATATCTCCATATACTAGACGCTCACTAATTAATGAGTACAATGTCTTCAAAATTATAACCTTCCCGTGGCCATATATAGGCTATTAAgatgttttttttcttcccccccccccccccccccaacgaCTTCTCCACCAATCATAGTGGCACCATCCTCAAAGAATGCACAACTTTCAAGCTTTGACTGGCAGCTCCCTGAGTTAGCCCGTTTTCATATCAGGAATAGGCCTTTAAGAtgacctttcttcttttttttttttttctaatgNNNNNNNNNNNNNNNNNNNNTCATCTCATGTATAGACGTGGTTGCAAGTAAGAAATGGTTTCATATGAGAATTTTGAATCCATGGTTGACAAAATCAACTATCATAACTTATTGACTTCCAATGAGTCCACCTAGTATAGCATTGAATGGCTATGGCTATAAATCTTCCTCACTCAACCTGCACAaacgcagagagagagagagagagagagagagatggcaagCTACTCTTACAAGAGACCTATTCTGGTTTTCTACCTTTGttcatttcttctctctatTCCTTCTTCTTTGGGTTTGCCATTCAAAGCTGTGAATCTGGGAGGATGGCTTGTTGCAGAAGGGTGGATGACACCATGGCTCTTCGATGGAATTCCCAACAAAGATCTTCTGGTATGTATAGCTATATTTCAGATCTGTACCTACGAGTTtttgccatctctctctctctctctctctctctctctctctctctctctctctctctctctcctattacgTCCTcttgttcctttttctttttccaccaTATTATTGTTATCtattttactattattatttcattttatttcttttttttttttctaagaattttttatataaCGAGATGTGATGTAAAATCCATGAGATAAAGAGAGGGGAATTCCTATAATACTTGCATTCTCCAGAGGatggcactgtaaattatctaaaaaagaatgaaaatttaccgcgccaccccttggagaatgccacaattataagaacaccccctgtGATTcatcaaattatactcagaccccttaccgtcagttactgttaaggaatataccttatatgctgatgtcagtaattctattttattttaaataccaaaatacccttattaaatatgaagtaacTAAACTACCCATCTAAAAGTCCCCATCACCAAATTGATAGATACTATATATCCTAACCCCAAATCGATACCTTCATGTTTGGAGTACCAACGATCGTTCAGAGCACCGGTGATCATGGTTGTAGCAGCAATGGTACTGGACAACGACATAGAGATACTTGTGGCAACCATCCGGGAGGCAACCAGAAGAAAATGAATCCAATCAAAAGATAGCCGAAGTCGGACTCCTTGAGCAAGCTAGAGCTGTCTCCAGTCTTCAAGCCTAGGAACTGAGGGGATCGCGTGGTTTGGAGGTGGTGGACTTGTTCCGGAATGACAGCTAGTACTCCGGTGAGGTCTTGGAGCCTCTAAGCCTTGGAAGGAGAGAGCTTTGCAGAGATGGATATGGAAATGCTACAAAACTACGCTCCTACTCCTTGCAGCTAAGATATACAACATTAAAAGTAAGGGAAATCATACGGCATCAGCATATCAAATGAGATAAGCGTGTTTCACATATAATGGCCGATGGACTCTATAATCTCCAATAGAATTTCGAATTTAGAAAAATTGCAACAAAGCAATAGATTTTGTCACTTGAAACTCCAATTCAAAGCAATAACTAGATCCCGCGCAAAAGCATACAGTAAATTAGAGAGAAAATGTTCACAGAGAGACTAAATCAAAACATTTCCCCAGAAAAAGAGTAGCAAAATGAGAAGCACCATTGTGAACGATAGTTGTGGCGGTGACCATCTCGGATATAATGGTGGTGGCGGCGGTTTTACTGCCCCACCTGTTCTTTTACCAATGGTAGCGTTGGAGGTGATGCTATCCAGTCAACGGCTTGGGGAGCTTTATTTTGGGAGTTATCTGTAGAGACGTCAGCAGAGACCTTCCTTCTCTTTCGAGGCTGGACAGGCATCTTAGATGTTGAAGAAGAATTCTACGGAGGATAGTGGTGGCGTTCGGTTGAAGTTGAGAGGAGTATTAtcgggcaggggcaggggcaggggctgGGTTTGGGCCAGGGGTGGAAGTTGAGATTAAGAGTGAGGCTGAGTATGTACAAGTAGGTGCATGTACCAACAGGCAGCAGGTGTATGTATTAAAATATTGCCTAATTTATCACCTTCTTCAACTCCGGGACACTTTGGAACTGGGACAATTCAAGAAGTGCTCCTCCCCATCTTGTGAGGTTATCTGCATCGAGCGGGTTCTTGGCATAGTTCATCTTCGCTGTCCTTCGAGCATGCTCAAATAACACAAGTCGATCAAAATTGTTCTGAGGCATTTCCATATCCATCTCTATATACGGACAATGGCTCAGAAGAAATGCAAAGGGCAGGGAGGGCGAAGGCGCCCACCTTTGGCTTGGGCTCTACGTCTACGTTAATCAGTAACCACCACCAATCCACCACTATCACCAAATGCTCACTCTCTT includes the following:
- the LOC122074943 gene encoding probable glucan 1,3-beta-glucosidase A; the protein is MEIKHLSRQLLSLFLLSCIFSLSFAARANPGFKIKAVNLGGWLVTEGWIKPSLFDGIPNKDLLDGTQLQFKSVKFWTYLSAESGGGTIIVANRTSASGWETFKLWRINETTFQFRVFNKQFVGLDNQGNGINVVAVANISGTSETFEIVRNANDTSRVRIKASNGFFLQAKTEDLVTADSEGSVEWSDDDPSVFETTNVGGLQGEFQVTNGYGPDKAPQVMRDHWSTFIVEEDFKFISENGLNTVRIPVGWWIASDPNPPKPYVGGSLQTLDNAFSWAQDYSVKVIIDLHAAPGSQNGYEHSSSRDGSQDWGTTDENIQETVSVIDFLTARYAKNPSLIAVELINEPLSPGVTLDSLNKYYKAGYDAVRNHSSGAYVVLSNRIGSSVDPKELFPLASGFTGSVIDVHYYNLFSDIFSNMTVQQNVDFIYTNRSAQLNNITTSNGPLTFVGEWVAEMKVQGSSKEDYQKFGKAQLVVYGRATFGWAYWALKNVNNHWSLEWMIQNGYINP